In a genomic window of Balaenoptera ricei isolate mBalRic1 chromosome 3, mBalRic1.hap2, whole genome shotgun sequence:
- the GABRP gene encoding gamma-aminobutyric acid receptor subunit pi isoform X1: MRHSLHLTFMCLSLLTGRMCIQGNQFNIKASRSDKLSLPGFENLTAGYNKFLRPNFGGEPVQIALTLDIASISSISESNMDYTATIYLRQRWTDKRLVFEGNKSFTLDARLVEFLWVPDTYIVESKKSFLHEVTVGNRLIRLFSNGTVLYALRITTTVACNMDLSKYPMDTQTCKLQLESWGYDGNDVEFSWLRGNDSVRGLENLRLAQYTIQQYFTLVTRSQQETGNYTRLVLQFELQRNVLYFILETYVPSTFLVVLSWVSFWISLDSVPARTCIGVTTVLSMTTLMIGSRTSLPNTNCFIKAIDVYLGICFSFVFGALLEYAVAHYSSLQQMAAKDRGKAKEVEEVNITNIINSSISSFKRKISFASIEISSDNADYSDLTMKTSDKFKFIFRDKMGRIVDYFTIQNPSNVDRYSKLLFPLIFMLANVFYWAYYMYF; encoded by the exons ATGAGGCACAGTCTCCACTTGACCTTCATGTGTCTGAGTCTCCTCACTGGAAG GATGTGCATCCAGGGGAATCAGTTTAACATCAAGGCCAGCAGAAGTGACAAGCTGTCCCTGCCTGGCTTTGAGAATCTCACAGCAGGATATAACAAGTTTCTCAGGCCCAACTTTGGTG GAGAACCTGTTCAGATAGCACTGACTCTGGACATTGCAAGTATTTCCAGTATTTCAGAGAGTAACATG GACTACACAGCCACCATATACCTCAGACAGCGCTGGACGGACAAGCGGCTGGTGTTCGAAGGCAACAAGAGCTTCACTCTGGATGCACGCCTAGTGGAGTTCCTCTGGGTGCCCGACACTTACATCGTGGAGTCCAAAAAGTCCTTCCTCCATGAAGTGACTGTGGGAAATAGGCTCATCCGCCTCTTCTCCAACGGCACAGTCCTGTATGCTCTCAG aaTCACAACAACCGTTGCATGTAACATGGACCTGTCTAAATACCccatggacacacagacatgcaaGTTGCAACTTGAAAGCT GGGGCTATGATGGGAATGACGTGGAGTTCAGCTGGCTGAGAGGGAACGACTCTGTGCGCGGGCTGGAGAACCTGCGGCTTGCTCAGTACACCATACAACAATATTTCACATTAGTTACCAGATCGCAGCAGGAAACAG GAAATTACACACGATTGGTCTTGCAATTTGAGCTTCAGAGGAATGTCCTGtatttcattctggaaacctatgTTCCTTCCACTTTCCTGGTGGTGTTATCCTGGGTTTCGTTTTGGATCTCCCTTGATTCAGTTCCTGCAAGAACCTGCATTG GAGTGACCACTGTATTGTCAATGACCACACTGATGATTGGGTCCCGCACTTCTCTTCCGAACACCAACTGCTTCATAAAGGCCATTGACGTGTACCTGGGGATCTGCTTTAGCTTCGTGTTTGGGGCCCTCCTGGAATATGCAGTTGCCCACTACAGCTCCCTACAGCAGATGGCAGCCAAAGATAGG GGGAAGGCGAAGGAAGTGGAAGAAGTCAACATCACTAACATCATCAACAGCTCCATCTCCAGCTTTAAACGGAAGATCAGCTTTGCCAGCATTGAAATTTCCAGCGATAACGCTGACTACAGTGACCTGACAATGAAAACTAGTGACAAGTTCAAGTTTATCTTCCGAGATAAGATGGGCAGGATTGTTGATTATTTCACAATTCAAAACCCCAGTAATGTTGATCGATATTCCAAACTActatttcctttgatttttatgCTAGCCAATGTATTTTACTGGGCATactacatgtatttttaa
- the GABRP gene encoding gamma-aminobutyric acid receptor subunit pi isoform X2 — translation MRHSLHLTFMCLSLLTGRMCIQGNQFNIKASRSDKLSLPGFENLTAGYNKFLRPNFGGEPVQIALTLDIASISSISESNMDYTATIYLRQRWTDKRLVFEGNKSFTLDARLVEFLWVPDTYIVESKKSFLHEVTVGNRLIRLFSNGTVLYALRITTTVACNMDLSKYPMDTQTCKLQLESWGYDGNDVEFSWLRGNDSVRGLENLRLAQYTIQQYFTLVTRSQQETGNYTRLVLQFELQRNVLYFILETYVPSTFLVVLSWVSFWISLDSVPARTCIGEGEGSGRSQHH, via the exons ATGAGGCACAGTCTCCACTTGACCTTCATGTGTCTGAGTCTCCTCACTGGAAG GATGTGCATCCAGGGGAATCAGTTTAACATCAAGGCCAGCAGAAGTGACAAGCTGTCCCTGCCTGGCTTTGAGAATCTCACAGCAGGATATAACAAGTTTCTCAGGCCCAACTTTGGTG GAGAACCTGTTCAGATAGCACTGACTCTGGACATTGCAAGTATTTCCAGTATTTCAGAGAGTAACATG GACTACACAGCCACCATATACCTCAGACAGCGCTGGACGGACAAGCGGCTGGTGTTCGAAGGCAACAAGAGCTTCACTCTGGATGCACGCCTAGTGGAGTTCCTCTGGGTGCCCGACACTTACATCGTGGAGTCCAAAAAGTCCTTCCTCCATGAAGTGACTGTGGGAAATAGGCTCATCCGCCTCTTCTCCAACGGCACAGTCCTGTATGCTCTCAG aaTCACAACAACCGTTGCATGTAACATGGACCTGTCTAAATACCccatggacacacagacatgcaaGTTGCAACTTGAAAGCT GGGGCTATGATGGGAATGACGTGGAGTTCAGCTGGCTGAGAGGGAACGACTCTGTGCGCGGGCTGGAGAACCTGCGGCTTGCTCAGTACACCATACAACAATATTTCACATTAGTTACCAGATCGCAGCAGGAAACAG GAAATTACACACGATTGGTCTTGCAATTTGAGCTTCAGAGGAATGTCCTGtatttcattctggaaacctatgTTCCTTCCACTTTCCTGGTGGTGTTATCCTGGGTTTCGTTTTGGATCTCCCTTGATTCAGTTCCTGCAAGAACCTGCATTG GGGAAGGCGAAGGAAGTGGAAGAAGTCAACATCACTAA